TTGTCGCTAAGGGCCGCAAGGGACCGATAGATTGGTGGGAGGTTTGGGTATGTACCATTGAAGGGCGGACGGACCGGTCAATGTTGACCCCAACCCAAATCCTTGCACATGGTAGCTTCCTTGCTTCTCAGGGATAGCCACGGCTAGCATGCGTTGCTTGTACTGGGCAACGTGGTTGTCGGGATCTCTGGTACCTTCGTACATCTTGATACTCGGGAAAGAGAACTTGCGTGGCATCTATACCGAAGCAATCTCTTCTACGAAAGGTGTATCGGAGTAGGATCTAGGATCGCTTCTCCGGATAGGGGGAGCTACTCCTGGAAGTCTCTCTACCATAGATTGGATGGTGCCGAACCTTTCGGAAACAACCTTCTCAAGGTAGGCAGCTAGGGCCGGATCTGAGATCTCGGGATCGTCGGGTGAATATTCTTCATCCTCCGTATCGGAACCGCTATCTTCTTGCCTCCGGGTCGCGTCTCGAGCAGTCTCTCGGCTATCGGGTCCGTCACTCGCGGTAGCGGGTTGTCGAGACATTCCATCGTCGTTGCGAGGAGTGCTGAGCGAAGCCATAGGTCGGCCCTTGGTTTGGAACCGCTTCCGCTTCTTACAGACTGCTCCAAGGGTTTGATTTTCTCGTCAGAGGACAAGGTTCTCTGCTTCCATGGCGTCTAGCTTCTCGGCGCTCTGCTGCAACTGCTTGGAGTGTTCTCCAAGTTGGTCTTTTAGGGTTTGAACTTCTTGGAGAAGCGTGACCTCCAGGCATGGTTTCTTGAACTTTATGGAGGTCGGTGATCTGACTCTGAAGAGCTTCGAGTCGGTTGAGGAGCTCGATCTCCCTCGGGGTGGCCTCAACTTTGTTAGTATCGTCTTCCGGTGTCATCGTCACGTAGTTggattactcccctccttctagcgccaaactgttatgGTATTTTTGTGTAGGGTCGTTTTAGTACTACGGAACACTAGAAGACTTGAATAAAAAGAATGAGAAATCGAGGCAGAAGAGATGTTCTTATTGAGTTTGTGTTCGGGATTACAACGTTGGTGTATAAACATAGTTCTATCGCCTAAACTCTAATCTCTTAGCCTCTGAAAGTCTATCCCTTGTTCTAGGGTTTGGGCTCCCCTTTTATAGTCGTAGATGTCGGTGTAGAGTAGGGCGAACTCTTCCATTATCGTAGAAATAGAAGTTTCCCCTTAGATGAAAAACTTCCATTTTGCTTCAAGGGTCGGTTTGACCAAGGGGATCAGATCTATAACAGGGGTCGGTCCCTGGTTTCTTCTTGAGCGAGGGTCCGGAAGTCAAGGTCCTATCTGAAAGCTGGAGAAAACTTATACTTGGATATTTTTCCCAACAACTATAGCGGGTCTCCGCGTCTAGTAGTGACTTGCTCACGTAGTAAATAGGATACTGTTTCCTTCCTTCCTCCCTTACAAGGATCGCGCTGACCGCGTGCTCTGATACTGCTAGATAGAGCAGTAAGACTTCTCCTTCCAAGGGCTTTGAGAGGAGAGGTGGAGTAGTGAGGTAGGCCTTGAGATCGGATAGGGCCGACTCGCACTTATCAGTCCACTGGAAGTCCTTGGGGTTCTTCAAAGTCTCGAAGAAGGCATGCGACTTGTCAGATAGCCTGGAGATAAACCTACTCAGGGCGGCCATCCTTCCTGTCAATCTTTGAACCTCCTTGACGTTGCGAGGAGAAGGTATCGCCTGGATGGCTCTTACCTGCTCTGGGTTGGCTTCGATGCCCCTTTGGGTGACTATTTACTCCAGGAACTTCCCAAAGCTTACCCCGAATGAAAATTTTGaggggttgagcttcatgttgtaCCTTCTGAGGGTAGTGAACGCCTGTTGAAGGTGCGAGATATGGTCCTCGGCATCCAGGGATTTTACCAACAtatcgtcgatataaacctccatggTCTGCCCTATCTGGTCGGCGAACATCATGTTGACGATCCTTTGATAGGTGGAACCGGCATTCTTCAGTCCGAAGGGCATGACCTTGTAGCAGTAGATGCCCCGGGAGGTCATGAACGAGGTCTTCTCTTGATCGTCTGGATGCATTAGGATTTGATTGTATCCGGAGAATGCATCCATGAAGCTCATCAATTGATGTCCAGCAGTTGCGTCGACCAGCTTGTCGATGTGAGGCAAAGGGAACGGATCCTTAGGACAGGACTTATTAAGGTATGTGAAGTCGATGCAAACTCTCCACTTCCCATTCTTCTTCCTTACGACCACCACATTAGCTAGCCAGTCCGGGTATTGCACTTCCCGTATGAACCCGGCGTCAAGTAGGTTCCTGACCTCTTCATTGATGATTTCATCCCTTTCAGGGGCGAACTTCCTCCTCTTTTGTCTGACAGGGGGATGCATTGGATCCACTTGGAGCTGGTGCATGATAACATCGGGATCAATTCCATGCATGTCTTCATGGGACCAAGCGAAGCAATCGGAGTTAGACCTCAGGAAGTCGAATAGTCTTTGTCTTAGCCCCTTCGGGAGCTTGGAGCCTATCTTCAGGTTTCGTTCCGAGTTCCCTTCTACTAATGGAACCTCATCCATCTCCTCAACCTCCGGCTCTTTGGTATGTGGGGCCGGAGGCTTCTTCTttaattgctataagacctgAGTCTTCCCCTTTAGGGTAGTCTGATAGCAGGACCTGGAATTCTCCTGGTCTCCCTTGATAGTCTTTATGCCCCAGGGAGTGGGAAACTTGACCAGTTGATGGAGGGTTGAAGGTACGACCCCCATGTCGTGGATCCAGGGTGTTCCTAGTATCACGTTATAGGATGAAAGGCAGTCGACGACTAAGAACTTCGTGGCCTGATTTATTCCCTCGGCATAGACTAGGAGAAGGACCTCTCCTAGAGTCTGCTTTACCTCTCCGCTAAAGCCCACAAGTGGAGTCGCCTTTCTTGTTAGGGCCTTAGGCTCTAGCCCTAGATCGGTGTAAGCCGAATGGAAGATAATATTACTGGAACTCCCGCTGTCCACTAGTATTCGCTTGACCAAGCAGTTTGCTATGACAAGCGAGATGACAAGGGCGACATGATGAGGAGCTAGGACCCTCTCCTGCTACTTTGCATTGAAGCTGATCTCGTCTGTCCCTAAGATTAGGCGCTTAGGATCCTCGGCCTCTTGGCCATTCCTGGCGTTGCGAGTACTCTTCTTGGCCGCGGCGCTGCTGATGCCGCTCACTTCCGATCCACCAGAGATAACATGGATTACTCGGTCTTGTTGTGGTGGCAATGTGGGAGCTGCTTCAGTGGGAAGGCCGGGACCCTCCTTGTTCAAGAGGTTTTTGGCTTTGTCCGAGAGGAATTCTCTCAGATGGCCTTTCTTAAGAAGCTCGGCGACTTCTATCTTCAGGGCTATGCAATCCTCCGTGGTGTGACCATGATCGTTATGGAATTCGCACCACCATTTGGGGTTCCGGTTAGCAGGCCTTCATCTTCGAGGGCCATTTTACCTGTGGACCCATTTGTCGTAGGACGCCGATCAGTTCTGGCTTCGTTATCGCAAGATGAGAGATATCGGGCCAATTAAACACCATCATCCCTTCGGATCTAGGCAAAGGACGGTTCTGGTACCTGCCCCTGCCTGGATTGCTAGTCTCCTTAGCGGACTTAGGGTGGAAGGCCTCGTCGCTATCGTTCCTTACTGGTTTTGAGGGTTTCTGATCATGCTTCGAGGAAGCCTTTGCCCTACTTGCGACGTCTTCCTCCCATCTTACTTGATCCCAAGCGCGGGACAACACGTCTTCCATGGTCCTGCACTTATACTTAGTCAGCTCCTTGTAGAGATCTCCTTCTGGAAGTAGACCCCTCTTAAAGGCCGAGATAGCCGTATCAGTGTTGCACTCAGGGATAACCACCTTCTCTTGGTTGAAGCGTGCTATGTAGGAACACAAGGGTTCATTCCTATGCTGGAGGACTTGGTATAGATCGTCTGATCTCTTCTCTAGATGGCAGCTGCTGGCGAATTGCTCCACGAACTTGTCACTAAGGGCCGCAAAGGACCTGATGGACTTCGTGGGGAGGTTAATGTACCATTGAAGAGCAGGACCGGTCAATGTTGACCCAAATCCTTTGCACATGGTAGCTTCCCTTGCTTCTCTAGGGATGGCCACAGCTAGCATGCGTTGCTTGTACTGGGCAACGTGGTTGTCGGGATCTCCAGTACCTTCATACATCTAAATACTCGGGAAAGAGAACTTGCATGGCATCTCTACCGAGGCAATCTCTTCTACGAAAGGTGTATCGGAGTAAGATCTTGGATCGCTTCTCCGGATAGGGGGAGCTACCCCTGGCAGTCTTTCTACCATAGATTGGATGGTGCCGAATCTTTCGGAGACCACCTTCTCGAGGTAAGCGGCTAGAGTCGGATCTGAGATCTTGGGATCGTCGGGTGAGTATTCTTCATCTTCTGTATCGAAATCGCTATCTTCTTGCACCCGGGTCGCGTCTCGAGCAGTCTCTCGACTATCGGGTCCGTCACCCGCGGCGGCAGGTTGGCGAGACGTTCCTCCATCGTTGCGAGGAGTGATGAGCGAAGCCATAGGTCGAACCTTAGCTCGGAACCGCTTCCATTTTTTGCCGGTTGCTCCAAGCGTTTGATTTTCTTGTGGGAGGACAAGATTCTCCGCTTCCATGGCGTCTAGCTTCTCGGCGCTCTGCTGCAACTGCTTGGAGTGTTCTCCAAGTTGGTCTTTTAGGGTTTGAACTTCTTGGAGAAGCTCGTGACCTCCAGGCATGGTTTCCTGAACTTTATGGAGGTCGGTGATCTGACTCTGAAGAGCTTCGAGTCGGTTAAGGAGCTCGACCTCCCTCGGGGTCGCCTCGACTTGATTAGTATCGTCTTCTGGTGTCATCGTCACGTATTTggattactcccctccttctagtgcCAAACTGTTATGGTATTTTGTGTAGGGTCGTTTTAGTACTACAGAACACTAGAAGATTTGATGTGTAAGAATAAGAAATAGAGGCAGAAGAGATGTTTATTGAGTATATCGTATGGGACTACAACGTTTGGTGTATGAACCCTAGTTCTAGTCGCCTAAACTCTAATCTCTTAGCCTCTAAAAGTCGATCTCTTGTTCTAGGGTTTGGGCTCCCTTTTTATAGTTGTAGATATCGGTGTAGAGTAGGgcaaactcttccatattcgtaaaaatggaaGTTTCCCCTTAGGCGGAAAACTTTTATTTTGCTTCAAGGGTCGGTCTGACCATGGGGCAGACCTATAGCAGGGGTCGGTCCCTGGTTTCTTCTTAAGCAAGGGTCCGGAAGTCGAGGGCCCATCCGGAAGCTGGAGAAAACTTGCACTTGGATATTTTACCCCAAcaggcatatcgagtttttctggcgaaaaatgtttttaacaagccttaaaggaattgtgcttcgactattctaTTTGtagggcgtgtctagacctttctgtcgaaccagatttaaaaaagatggggtATAGCcgtaagtttatgtggtattggcttgtttttttatctcgagatcgaatccgctgcatcggtcgatgaatgattattgtatgagttatgtctctggtcgagataatcatatatggtggcctaagtcaaggctgaaccaatgctaaatctaaaaaatgttcgatacctttttacatttatccgaccatataactactaaagatgggcatatcgagtttttctgccgaaaaatgtttttaacaagccttaaaggaattgtgcttcgactattccatttgcagggtgtgtctagacctttctgtcgaaccagatttaaaaaagatggggcatagccttaagtttatgtggtattggcttgttttttatctccagatcgaatccgctgcatcggtcgatgaatgcttattgtatgagttatgtctctggtcgagataatcatatatggtggcctaagttaaggctgaaccaatgctaaatctaaaaaatgttCGATACCTTTTTaaatttatccgaccatataactactaaagatgggcatatcgagtttttttgcggaaaaatgtttttaacaagccttatAGGatttgtgcttcgactattccatttgcagggcgtgtctagacctttctgtcgaaccagatttaaaaaagatggggcATAACCTTAATTTTATGTGGTATtgacttgtttttttatctcgagatcgaatccgctgcatcggtcgatgaatgcttattgtatgagttatgtctctggtcgagataatcatatatggtggcctaagtcaaggctgaatcaatgctaaatctaaaaaatgttcgatacctttttacatttattcgaccatataactactaaagatgggcatatcgagtttttctcccgaaaaatgtttttaacaagccttaaa
Above is a window of Brassica napus cultivar Da-Ae unplaced genomic scaffold, Da-Ae ScsIHWf_1083;HRSCAF=1546, whole genome shotgun sequence DNA encoding:
- the LOC106436743 gene encoding uncharacterized protein LOC106436743, yielding MYEGTGDPDNHVAQYKQRMLAVAIPREAREATMCKGFGSTLTGPALQWYINLPTKSIRSFAALSDKFVEQFASSCHLEKRSDDLYQVLQHRNEPLCSYIARFNQEKVVIPECNTDTAISAFKRGLLPEGDLYKELTKYKCRTMEDVLSRAWDQVRWEEDVASRAKASSKHDQKPSKPVRNDSDEAFHPKSAKETSNPGRGRYQNRPLPRSEGMMVFNWPDISHLAITKPELIGVLRQMGPQDCIALKIEVAELLKKGHLREFLSDKAKNLLNKEGPGLPTEAAPTLPPQQDRVIHVISGGSEVSGISSAAAKKSTRNARNGQEAEDPKRLILGTDEISFNAK